In a single window of the Arachis hypogaea cultivar Tifrunner chromosome 6, arahy.Tifrunner.gnm2.J5K5, whole genome shotgun sequence genome:
- the LOC112695466 gene encoding uncharacterized protein, whose protein sequence is MSNLDLSKISLRPFKLSDVDDFLLWAGDDQVTQNLRWKTCGSREEALAFIRDVCIPHPWRRSICLDDRSIGFVSVYPWSGDDRCKADIGYAVAGDYWGQGIATKAVKMAVPQVFNDLSHLVRLQAFTSPQNKASQRVLEKAGFLKEGLLRKYTYFKGNIKDSIVFSFLSTDEFPHDD, encoded by the coding sequence ATGTCGAATTTGGATCTCTCAAAAATTTCTCTGCGGCCATTCAAGCTAAGCGATGTTGACGACTTTTTGCTATGGGCTGGGGATGATCAAGTCACACAAAACTTAAGATGGAAGACTTGTGGTTCAAGGGAAGAGGCTTTGGCCTTCATAAGAGACGTGTGCATACCTCATCCATGGCGACGCTCAATCTGCCTTGACGACCGTTCCATAGGCTTTGTTTCGGTGTATCCGTGGTCAGGTGATGATAGATGCAAGGCTGACATAGGCTATGCCGTGGCCGGAGACTACTGGGGCCAAGGCATAGCCACCAAAGCAGTGAAGATGGCTGTGCCTCAAGTGTTCAATGACTTGTCTCATCTGGTAAGGTTGCAGGCTTTCACTTCCCCTCAGAACAAGGCTTCTCAGAGAGTACTGGAAAAGGCTGGGTTCCTTAAGGAGGGTCTGCTCAGAAAGTACACTTATTTTAAAGGAAACATTAAGGATTCGATAGTGTTTAGTTTCTTGTCAACTGATGAATTTCCTCATGATGACTAG
- the LOC140173571 gene encoding uncharacterized protein — translation MSGGVSREETLRVKHGEAADNVGGRDKGESGGGIASGEKQDHISGGVSKPLKVSFRDKVVGSKIAKAFSLVETLSGDNIAIVSGKQGDLLPPSVTFTQEAKNCLAEPYKDAIVIKVLGKHYSYTALSHKLRTVWRIKGGFDLLDVGFDYFLVKFDVAEEREKVLLGGPWMIEGNYVTVKPWDQEFRSSENCFGATLVWIRMSGLPIWCYQEDAMLRVAAAVGIPVKVDLATKLAERGRYARACVQIDLGLPVTKKILVEGVEYEVEYESLHLICGSCLKFGHDMKVCKTDSNAGGGTNAKNLGDETVNVTVPDLVESDLHAVHIDHAQHEDLEGWTQVIRKGKYKMGQKPSPSTHQVQPKAKKTPNKATSTWTRPNHQRTTHATGSKVKLSRGINIGKSVSVASSGTRHNVHYQQQCETTNGTVRKRPRPNSLQNSPVDKDGASTAAWNVRGASNKMARVHCKNLLGFHCVGIEEAVGHRGGIWFLSSIANASCVVIDQIDQCITVKVSVGHNRPWMAIGDFNEIVAPDESTGAYFSSHRASLLATTLDDCELFALKVTGRRYTWYRAVQASRDLAKRLDRALVNESWMSMFPEGYSEILSRLHSDHCPILVRCHGSPRVKGFRPFRFQAAWATHPSYKHVISKAWNQEFGGVTERLKMVQQASLDFNSKIFGNIFVRKNKLEYQIDQIQRRLEVTDVLSLRIKEAELREDYNRLLLQEELFWY, via the exons ATGAGCGGTGGAGTGAGCAGGGAAGAGACtttgagggtgaaacacggtgaGGCAGCCGATAATGTCGgcggaagagataagggggagagcggGGGAGGGATTGCATCAGGAGAAAAGCAGGATCATATTTCGGGAGGGGTTTCTAAGCCTTTGAAGGTTTCTTTCAGGGACAAAGTTGTGGGTTCCAAGATTGCTAAAGCTTTTTCACTTGTTGAAACTTTATCGGGAGATAACATTGCGATAGTTTCTGGGAAGCAAGGAGATCTCTTACCACCGAGTGTCACATTTACCCAAGAAGCTAAGAATTGCTTGGCAGAACCTTATAAGGATGCTATAGTGATTAAGGTGCTAGGTAAACATTATAGCTACACTGCATTGTCTCATAAACTCCGAACGGTATGGAGGATTAAGGgaggttttgatttattggacgtGGGATTTGACTACTTTCTTGTGAAGTTTGATGTGGCTGAAGAGCGAGAAAAGGTTCTCTTAGGAGGTCCATGGATGATTGAGGGAAATTATGTGACTGTGAAGCCTTGGGATCAAGAGTTTAGATCAAGTGAAAACTGTTTTGGAGCAACTTTAGTGTGGATTAGAATGTCTGGATTACCAATTTGGTGCTACCAAGAAGATGCAATGCTCCGTGTTGCGGCTGCAGTTGGCATTCCCGTTAAGGTTGATTTGGCAACAAAATTAGCTGAAAGAGGACGATATGCTCGAGCCTGTGTTCAGATAGATTTAGGATTGCCAGTGACTAAGAAGATTCTTGTTGAAGGTGTTGAATATGAGGTTGAATATGAAAGTCTTCACCTTATTTGTGGCTCCTGTCTCAAGTTTGGTCATGATATGAAGGTGTGCAAGACTGACAGCAATGCAGGAGGAGGAACTAATGCCAAG AATCTTGGAGATGAGACTGTAAATGTTACTGTCCCGGATTTGGTGGAGAGTGATTTGCATGCTGTTCATATAGACCATGCACAACATGAGGATTTGGAAGGTTGGACTCAAGTGATTAGGAAAGGAAAGTATAAAATGGGTCAAAAGCCTTCTCCTAGTACCCATCAGGTCCAACCAAAAGCAAAGAAGACTCCTAACAAGGCTACCAGTACTTGGACAAGGCCTAACCACCAACGTACAACACATGCTACTGGATCCAAAGTAAAATTAAGCAGGGGCATCAATATTGGAAAATCGGTTAGTGTGGCTTCTTCGGGGACCCGGCACAATGTTCATTATCAGCAGCAATGTGAGACAACAAATGGCACTGTGCGAAAGCGTCCTCGCCCAAACTCTTTGCAGAATTCACCAGTAGATAAGGATGGAGCATCGACGGCAG CCTGGAATGTGAGGGGTGCGTCTAACAAGATGGCCCGTGTGCATTGCAAAAATTTG ttgggttttcattgtGTTGGTATTGAGGAAGCAGTAGGACACAGGGGTGGCATTTGGTTTCTATCTTCTATTGCTAATGCTTCTTGTGTGGTTATTGATCAAATTGACCAATGTATCACAGTGAAAGTGAGTGTGG GCCATAATAGACCATGGATGgccattggtgattttaatgagattgtgGCACCAGATGAGAGTACAggtgcttatttttcttctcacagAGCTAGTCTATTAGCTACTACTCTAGATGACTGTGAGCTCTTTGCTCTTAAAGTGACTGGTAGGAGATATACTTGGTATAGAGCAGTTCAGGCTAGCAGGGACTTGGCTAAAAGGTTGGATAGAGCTCTAGTTAATGAGTCGTGGATGTCAATGTTTCCTGAGGGTTATTCTGAAATTCTTAGCAGGCTTCattctgatcattgtcctatttTAGTTCGTTGTCATGGTAGCCCCAGAGTGAAAGGTTTTCGTCCTTTTAGGTTCCAAGCTGCGTGGGCAACACATCCTTCTTATAAACATGTTATTAGTAAGGCTTGGAATCAAGAGTTTGGAGGCGTTACTGAAAGGCTTAAGATGGTTCAACAGGCTTCTTTGGACTTCAACtcaaagatttttggaaatatttttgtgCGAAAAAATAAGCTGGAATATCAGATTGATCAGATTCAACGGCGTTTGGAGGTTACCGATGTGTTATCTCTGAGAATTAAAGAAGCTGAACTGAGGGAAGATTATAATAGGCTTTTATTGCAAGAGGAACTTTTTTGGTACTAG
- the LOC112695467 gene encoding uncharacterized protein — MRALVRVSNNYLCSSFSQIHKSQYRSIFSTPQLQASWMDKVKNVFTGQNPKQNDSSSESFTLLRFADEMKNARRIGTFKQFVVGRSSEVTFTTAFEKYEAILRCLANFDPTGENLTRDQKQEAAKHCNSTLVEVENTLAKFTWAKLAQKKIEKLKEEGKPLPTTISEVQKLVGSTPLDLARSNMAQGGQNSIGRNAPCPCGSKKKYKWCCGKTSRKSGVVN, encoded by the exons ATGCGTGCACTCGTGAGAGTGAGCAATAACTATCTTTGCTCATCCTTTAGCCAAATCCACAAGTCACAGTATCGCTCCATCTTCTCTACACCACAGCTTCAGGCCTCATGGATGGACAAGGTCAAAAACGTCTTTACAGGCCAAAACCCCAAGCAAAACGACTCCTCCTCCGAGTCGTTCACCCTCCTCC GCTTTGCGGATGAAATGAAGAACGCAAGAAGGATCGGCACCTTTAAGCAGTTTGTGGTTGGAAGAAGCAGCGAAGTCACCTTCACCACCGCCTTCGAAAAATACGAAGCTATCCTTCGATGCCTCGCCAATTTTGATCCTACCGGAGAG AATCTGACTAGGGATCAAAAACAAGAAGCGGCGAAGCATTGTAACTCGACGCTTGTTGAAGTTGAGAATACGCTTGCCAAGTTCACTTGGGCGAAGTTAGCGCAGAAGAAGATTGAGAAGTTAAAAGAAGAGGGAAAACCATTGCCCACAACTATTAGCGAG GTCCAAAAGCTGGTTGGTTCAACTCCATTGGATCTTGCAAGGTCTAATATGGCTCAGGGTGGACAAAATAGCATTGGCAGGAATGCACCCTGTCCATGCGGATCAAAGAAGAAATATAAATG GTGTTGTGGAAAGACTTCAAGAAAATCAGGGGTTGTAAATTAA
- the LOC112695469 gene encoding uncharacterized protein isoform X1 codes for MHRVGSAGNTNSSSRPRKEKRLTYVLNDSVDTRHCAGINCLAVHKSAVSDGSDFLFTGSRDGRLKRWALAEDAATCSATFESHVDWVNDAVLVGDNTLVSCSSDTTLKTWNAFSNATCTRTLRQHTDYVTCLAAAGKNSNIVASGGLGGEVFIWDIEAALAPVSKSNDAMVDDSSNGINGPGNSLPLANIRTISSSNNISMHTTHTQGYVPIAAKGHKESVYALAMNEGGTLLVSGGTEKVVRVWDSRSGSKALKLKGHTDNIRALLLDSSGRYCLSGSSDSMIRLWDIGQQRCVHSYAVHTDSVWALASTPTFSHVYSGGRDFSLYLTDLQTRESSLLCTGEHPILQVALHDNNIWIASTDSSVHRWPVEGRNPQNILQRGNSFLAGNLSFSRARVSLEGSTPVPVYKEPNLTIPGTPGIVQHEVLNNKRHVLTKDTSGSVKLWEITRGVVIEDYGKVSFEEKKEELFEMVSIPAWFTVDTRLGSLSVHLDTPQCFSAEMYSVDLNIAGKPEDDKVNLARETLKGLLVHWLIKRKQRMGSSAPANGELLSGKDIATRSHTHSRIEVDSSSENDAMVYPPFEFSGVSPPSIITEGTQGGPWRKKITDLDGTEDEKDFPWWCLDCVLHNRLPPRENTKCSFYLHPCEGSSVQILTQGKLSAPRILRIHKVINYVIEKMVLDKPLDSLNTDGSFAPGLAGPQLQHQVVGDGSFRSGFKPWQKLRPSIEILCNNQVLSPEMSLATVRAYIWKKSDDLVLNYRVVQGR; via the exons ATGCACCGTGTGGGTAGTGCGGGGAACACAAACAGTTCTTCTCGCCCTCGTAAGGAGAAGAGATTAACATATGTGTTGAATGATTCTGTTGACACAAGG CATTGTGCAGGCATAAATTGTTTGGCTGTACATAAATCTGCAGTATCTGATGGGTCTGATTTTCTCTTTACTGGGAGCCGTGATGGCAGGCTAAAACGATGGGCATTAGCTGAGGATGCAGCAACATGCTCAGCTACCTTTGAATCTCACGTGGATTGG GTTAATGATGCTGTTCTTGTTGGTGATAATACACTTGTTTCTTGTTCTTCAGACACGACGCTGAAG ACATGGAATGCATTTTCCAATGCAACGTGTACTAGAACACTGCGCCAACACACTGACTATGTTACTTGCCTTGCTGCTGCAGGGAAAAAT AGCAATATTGTTGCCTCTGGTGGCCTTGGTGGGGAGGTTTTTATATGGGACATTGAAGCTGCGCTTGCTCCAGTTTCCAAGAGCAATGATGCTATGGTTGATGATTCTTCAAATGGTATCAATGGCCCTGGCAATTCACTACCATTGGCTAACATACGGACCATCAGCTCAAGCAACAACATATCCATGCACACTACTCATACTCAGGGTTATGTTCCAATTGCTGCCAAAGGCCACAAGGAGTCTGTTTATGCATTGGCAATGAATGAAGGTGGAACACTTCTGGTTTCTGGTGGCACAGAAAAG GTTGTGCGTGTTTGGGACTCAAGATCTGGATCAAAGGCTCTGAAGCTAAAAGGGCATACAGATAACATCAGGGCTTTGCTCCTGGATTCCAGTGGCAG GTATTGTTTATCAGGATCTTCGGACTCTATGATAAG GCTTTGGGATATAGGCCAGCAAAGATGTGTTCATTCTTATGCAGTTCACACAGATTCTGTTTGGGCACTTGCCAGCACCCCAACGTTTAGTCATGTCTATAGTGGTGGGAGAGATTTTTCA CTATACTTAACAGACCTGCAAACAAGAGAAAGTAGTTTGCTTTGCACAGGGGAACATCCTATTCTTCAAGTGGCGTTGCATGATAATAATATATGGATTGCATCAACAGATTCTTCAGTTCACAGGTGGCCTGTTGAAGGACGCAATCCCCAAAATATTTTGCAACGAGGCAATTCATTTTTAGCTGGAAACTTGTCCTTTTCAAGAGCAAGGGTGTCACTAGAGGGATCTACACCT GTTCCTGTTTATAAAGAGCCCAACTTAACCATCCCTGGCACCCCTGGAATAGTGCAACATGAAGTTTTAAATAATAAGAGGCATGTTCTGACGAAG GATACTTCTGGATCAGTCAAACTATGGGAGATTACTAGAGGTGTTGTGATTGAAGATTATGGGAAG GTTTCATTTGAGGAAAAAAAGGAAGAGCTATTTGAGATG GTTAGCATTCCCGCATGGTTCACTGTGGATACTAGGCTTGGAAGTTTGTCTGTACATTTAGATACACCCCAGTGCTTTTCTGCAGAGATGTATTCAGTTGATCTTAACATTGCAGGGAAGCCTGAAGATGATAAG GTTAATTTGGCTCGAGAAACTCTTAAAGGGCTCCTGGTTCATTGGTTGATAAAACGGAAGCAAAGAATGGGTTCCTCGGCTCCAGCGAATGGGGAATTATTATCTGGAAAGGATATTGCTACTAGAAGTCATACCCATTCAAGAATTGAAGTTGATAGTAGTTCTGAGAATGATGCTATGGTTTATCCTCCTTTTGAATTCTCAGGTGTTTCACCTCCATCCATTATTACAGAGGGCACACAAGGAGGTCCATGGAGAAAAAAAATCACGGATTTGGATGGAACTGAAGATGAGAAAGACTTCCCATGGTGGTGTTTGGATTGTGTTTTGCATAACCGGTTGCCTCCCAGAGAAAATACtaa GTGTAGCTTCTATTTGCATCCATGTGAAGGTTCTTCAGTCCAGATCCTCACACAAGGGAAGCTAAGTGCTCCACGTATATTAAGAATTCACAAA GTTATTAATTACGTTATAGAAAAGATGGTCCTCGACAAACCTTTAGATAGCTTAAATACCGATGGTAGTTTTGCCCCTGGACTTGCTGGGCCACAATTGCAGCATCAAGTAGTTGGGGATGGATCTTTTCGATCTGGATTTAAGCCTTGGCAGAAGCTTAGACCTTCTATTGAAATATTGTGCAACAATCAG GTGCTGTCTCCTGAAATGAGCTTAGCTACTGTGAGAGCTTATATATGGAAGAAATCAGATGACCTGGTCTTAAATTACAGAGTGGTCCAAGGCAGGTGA
- the LOC112695469 gene encoding uncharacterized protein isoform X2 codes for MHRVGSAGNTNSSSRPRKEKRLTYVLNDSVDTRHCAGINCLAVHKSAVSDGSDFLFTGSRDGRLKRWALAEDAATCSATFESHVDWVNDAVLVGDNTLVSCSSDTTLKTWNAFSNATCTRTLRQHTDYVTCLAAAGKNSNIVASGGLGGEVFIWDIEAALAPVSKSNDAMVDDSSNGINGPGNSLPLANIRTISSSNNISMHTTHTQGYVPIAAKGHKESVYALAMNEGGTLLVSGGTEKVVRVWDSRSGSKALKLKGHTDNIRALLLDSSGRFVDKISIFSDRLWDIGQQRCVHSYAVHTDSVWALASTPTFSHVYSGGRDFSLYLTDLQTRESSLLCTGEHPILQVALHDNNIWIASTDSSVHRWPVEGRNPQNILQRGNSFLAGNLSFSRARVSLEGSTPVPVYKEPNLTIPGTPGIVQHEVLNNKRHVLTKDTSGSVKLWEITRGVVIEDYGKVSFEEKKEELFEMVSIPAWFTVDTRLGSLSVHLDTPQCFSAEMYSVDLNIAGKPEDDKVNLARETLKGLLVHWLIKRKQRMGSSAPANGELLSGKDIATRSHTHSRIEVDSSSENDAMVYPPFEFSGVSPPSIITEGTQGGPWRKKITDLDGTEDEKDFPWWCLDCVLHNRLPPRENTKCSFYLHPCEGSSVQILTQGKLSAPRILRIHKVINYVIEKMVLDKPLDSLNTDGSFAPGLAGPQLQHQVVGDGSFRSGFKPWQKLRPSIEILCNNQVLSPEMSLATVRAYIWKKSDDLVLNYRVVQGR; via the exons ATGCACCGTGTGGGTAGTGCGGGGAACACAAACAGTTCTTCTCGCCCTCGTAAGGAGAAGAGATTAACATATGTGTTGAATGATTCTGTTGACACAAGG CATTGTGCAGGCATAAATTGTTTGGCTGTACATAAATCTGCAGTATCTGATGGGTCTGATTTTCTCTTTACTGGGAGCCGTGATGGCAGGCTAAAACGATGGGCATTAGCTGAGGATGCAGCAACATGCTCAGCTACCTTTGAATCTCACGTGGATTGG GTTAATGATGCTGTTCTTGTTGGTGATAATACACTTGTTTCTTGTTCTTCAGACACGACGCTGAAG ACATGGAATGCATTTTCCAATGCAACGTGTACTAGAACACTGCGCCAACACACTGACTATGTTACTTGCCTTGCTGCTGCAGGGAAAAAT AGCAATATTGTTGCCTCTGGTGGCCTTGGTGGGGAGGTTTTTATATGGGACATTGAAGCTGCGCTTGCTCCAGTTTCCAAGAGCAATGATGCTATGGTTGATGATTCTTCAAATGGTATCAATGGCCCTGGCAATTCACTACCATTGGCTAACATACGGACCATCAGCTCAAGCAACAACATATCCATGCACACTACTCATACTCAGGGTTATGTTCCAATTGCTGCCAAAGGCCACAAGGAGTCTGTTTATGCATTGGCAATGAATGAAGGTGGAACACTTCTGGTTTCTGGTGGCACAGAAAAG GTTGTGCGTGTTTGGGACTCAAGATCTGGATCAAAGGCTCTGAAGCTAAAAGGGCATACAGATAACATCAGGGCTTTGCTCCTGGATTCCAGTGGCAGGTTTGTTGA TAAGATCTCCATCTTTTCTGATAGGCTTTGGGATATAGGCCAGCAAAGATGTGTTCATTCTTATGCAGTTCACACAGATTCTGTTTGGGCACTTGCCAGCACCCCAACGTTTAGTCATGTCTATAGTGGTGGGAGAGATTTTTCA CTATACTTAACAGACCTGCAAACAAGAGAAAGTAGTTTGCTTTGCACAGGGGAACATCCTATTCTTCAAGTGGCGTTGCATGATAATAATATATGGATTGCATCAACAGATTCTTCAGTTCACAGGTGGCCTGTTGAAGGACGCAATCCCCAAAATATTTTGCAACGAGGCAATTCATTTTTAGCTGGAAACTTGTCCTTTTCAAGAGCAAGGGTGTCACTAGAGGGATCTACACCT GTTCCTGTTTATAAAGAGCCCAACTTAACCATCCCTGGCACCCCTGGAATAGTGCAACATGAAGTTTTAAATAATAAGAGGCATGTTCTGACGAAG GATACTTCTGGATCAGTCAAACTATGGGAGATTACTAGAGGTGTTGTGATTGAAGATTATGGGAAG GTTTCATTTGAGGAAAAAAAGGAAGAGCTATTTGAGATG GTTAGCATTCCCGCATGGTTCACTGTGGATACTAGGCTTGGAAGTTTGTCTGTACATTTAGATACACCCCAGTGCTTTTCTGCAGAGATGTATTCAGTTGATCTTAACATTGCAGGGAAGCCTGAAGATGATAAG GTTAATTTGGCTCGAGAAACTCTTAAAGGGCTCCTGGTTCATTGGTTGATAAAACGGAAGCAAAGAATGGGTTCCTCGGCTCCAGCGAATGGGGAATTATTATCTGGAAAGGATATTGCTACTAGAAGTCATACCCATTCAAGAATTGAAGTTGATAGTAGTTCTGAGAATGATGCTATGGTTTATCCTCCTTTTGAATTCTCAGGTGTTTCACCTCCATCCATTATTACAGAGGGCACACAAGGAGGTCCATGGAGAAAAAAAATCACGGATTTGGATGGAACTGAAGATGAGAAAGACTTCCCATGGTGGTGTTTGGATTGTGTTTTGCATAACCGGTTGCCTCCCAGAGAAAATACtaa GTGTAGCTTCTATTTGCATCCATGTGAAGGTTCTTCAGTCCAGATCCTCACACAAGGGAAGCTAAGTGCTCCACGTATATTAAGAATTCACAAA GTTATTAATTACGTTATAGAAAAGATGGTCCTCGACAAACCTTTAGATAGCTTAAATACCGATGGTAGTTTTGCCCCTGGACTTGCTGGGCCACAATTGCAGCATCAAGTAGTTGGGGATGGATCTTTTCGATCTGGATTTAAGCCTTGGCAGAAGCTTAGACCTTCTATTGAAATATTGTGCAACAATCAG GTGCTGTCTCCTGAAATGAGCTTAGCTACTGTGAGAGCTTATATATGGAAGAAATCAGATGACCTGGTCTTAAATTACAGAGTGGTCCAAGGCAGGTGA